The genomic window GGCGAACGGCAGCGCCGGGCACGTCCGATCTCCTGTCCCGCCGGGCCGTCGTGTGGGCCGCTTTCAGGGTTTGCGGCCGACGCCGCCCTCCACCACCATCCGGGTGGGCACGGAGTCCAGGGCGGGGCGCCATCGCTGGACCGGCACCATGCCGGGCTCCACCAGCTCGAAGCCGTCGAAGAACCGCAGGAGCTCGCCGCGGGTGCGGAACGTCGAATGCGCGGGGGTGCCTGCCGTCGCGGCCTTCAGGCCCTCGACGGCCTCGGCGTCGCTCTCCGCGGCCATGTTGGAGACGGCCACATGGCTGCCGGGCGCCATGCGGTCGCGCCACCGGGCGACGATGCCGTGGGCGCCCTCCTCGTCGGAGACGAAGTGGAGAACGGTGACGAACAGCACTCCGACGGGTTCGTCGAAGTCGATCAGCGCACGGAGGCCGGGATGGTCCATCACCGCGTCGGGTCGGCGGATGTCCTCCTCGATGGTCGCCACATGGGCGTCGGCCGTCAGCAGCGCGTCGTTGTACACCTTCACGAGCGGGTCGTTGTCGACGTAGACGACCCGGGCGGACGGGTGGACCTCCCGGGCTATCTCGTGCACGTTCGGCGACGTCGGGATGCCCGCGCCCAGGTCGACGAACTGCCGGACGCCCTGGGCGGCCATGAACCGCACCGCCCTGGCGAGGAAGGCGCGGTTCGCCTTCGCGACCGATCGCGTGTCGGGCGCCAGCGACAGGAGCCTGCCCGCGACCATCCGGTCGATCTCGTAGTTGTCCTTGCCGCCCAGCAGGTAGTCGTACACCCGGGCGGAACTGGGCACCGTGGGGTCGGTGCCGGCCGGCATCTCCGCCACAGCCGCCTCCCGTCCCGCCGATGTCCTCCGGCGATCATAGTCCGGGGCCGTGCCGTACGGCAGGGCCGGGCGGGCGGGGTGGTTCACGGCGGCCGCGCCGGCGGGAACGGGCGACCGGTGCGGGCTGGGAAAAGGGACGACCGCCCCCGGGCTGGGAGCGGTCGCGGGAAGGCCGGCTGGCGCCGGAGGCCGGCACGGGGCCGATGCTCCGGTGCCGCGCGTGGTCAGGCGCGGGTCCAGCGCTGGTTGGCCTGGCCGTTGCAGGTCCAGATGATGACCTTCGTGCCGTTCGCGGTGCCCGCGTTGTAGACGTCCAGGCACTTGTTCGCGCCGACGGCGGTGATGCTGCCGTCGGAGTTGAGCCGCCACTGCTGGTTGCTCTGGCCGTTGCAGTCCCAGATGATCACATTGGTGCCGTCCGCGGTGCCCCGGTTGTTCACGTCCAGGCACTTGTTGCCGTAGACCCTCAGCTCACCCGAGGCGGTCGGCGTCCACTGCTGGTTGGCCTGGCCGTTGCAGTCCCAGATCTGCGCCTGGGCGCCGTTGGTCTGGGAGGCGCCGGCGACGTCGAGGCACCGGCCCGACCCCACACCCTTGATCGCGCCCGTGCCGGTGGGAGTGGGCGTGGGGGACGGCGTGACCAGGCCCCCTCCGCTCACGACGTACATGGCGGCCCCGTGTCCGGGCACCTGCGCGCTGATCGTCCCGGACGAGGAGCCGGTCGTGTGCGCCCACAGGTCGCGGACGGAGTAGGAGGAGGCGGAGCCGAGCCCGAGGGCGGAGGCCGTGGTGGACACCGTCGCCGCCGAGGTGCCCCGGTTGAGCAGCACGACGGCGACCGAGCCGTTGGACATCGGCTTGCGCCACACCTCCAGGTTCCCGTTGTCGCTGATCTTGTGGCCCTGCCGGCCGCCCCAGTCCTGGTTGACGGCGATGACCTCGGTGTTGGTGAGGATCGCGCGGGTCTCGGCGCTCATCGAGCGGATGTCGTTGCCCGCGATGAGCGGGGCGTTCAGCAGCGACCACAGGCTGAAGTGCGCCCTCCCCTCGGTCGCGGTCAGCGAACCGACCCCCACCTCCAGCATGTCGGGGTCGTTCCAGCCGCCCGGGCCCGAGTACGCCTCCAGGCCGACCTGCTGGTCCAGGATGCCCATGACCGAGTTCCAGTTCGCCTGGATGTCGCCCGTCGTGCGCCAGGAGTTGCCGGTCTGCATCCCCCAGGTCCAGACGCTCTCCTGGCCCCAGTTGCACAGGCTGAACAGGATCGGACGCCCGGTGGCGGCGAGCGCGTCGCGCATCGCCGTGTACCGCTGCTGCCCGTTCTTGCCCTGGTGGTCGCCGCAGTTGTCGTACTTCAGGTAGTCGATCCCCCAGGAGGCCCACAGGGCGGCGTCCCGCCGCTCGTACCCCAGGCTGGCCGGGTAGCCCGCACAGGTCGTGGTCCCGGCCGAGGAGTAGATGCCGAGCTTCAGGCCCTTGGCGTGGACGTAGTCGGCCAGCGCCTTCATGCCGCTGGGGAACTTCTGCGGATCGGGCACCAGGTCGCCGTTCGCGTTGCGGCTCTTGGTGGACCAGCAGTCGTCGATGTTGACGTAGGTGTAGCCCGCCGCCGCCATGCCGCTGGACACCATGACGTCCGCGGTCTGCCGAACGAGCGTCTCGTTGACGTTGCAGCCGAAGCTGTTCCAGTCGTTCCACCCCATCTGGGGCGTACGGGCGAGCCCGTTGTCGAGCGCGGCGGCCGGTGACGTCGCGCCGCCGGCCGCGACGAGGGACCCGGCGGCCAGCACCGCCGCCAGCGTCCATCGAACGATCCTGTGCATCTGACTCCTTAGCCGCCGTACGTCGGTCCCGGGGGTGATAGCGATAACATTTCGGGCCGCGCGTCAGGGTGGTTGGTGGTGTGCGGCGGAGCCAATACGACGCCGCCGATCCCGTCAAGGGGGGTCGGGCGGGGGTGCTCCGCCGGACGCGGCGCCGCCTGCGCTCACGGGCGCACGGTCGTCGGATCGCCGGGCGGGCCGCCCTGAAAGTTTCAGGCCCACGGGTGCGGGCCGGAGCTTTCGGAACGTTACCGCGACCGACCCGTCATCGCCGCAGGAAGGCGGACCCCGAGGGCATCGGTGGCACGAAACTTTCCGGATACGGTCTTGACATGTTTCGTGGCGATTTCTCACACTGAGCCCGGGCGGCATCCCGCCGGGGCTTGTGGTGGGCGGCGGGACCGCCGCCCGACACGGCCCCGGTGCGTCCCGTGCCGGTTCCGTGCCGGTTCCGTGCCGGTTCCGTGCCGATTCGGGGCTGATTCGGGGCCGGCTTCGCGGGGTGTCCCGCGCCCCCCGTTCGCCGTCATCCGATCCGGATGGCGGCACCACCGTTGTTGTTAACGCTAACAAAGCGAGATGTCCAGGAGGCCACGTGTCCCCCTCGTCCTTCAGCCGGCGCCGGCTGCTCCAGGCCGCCGGCGTCGCCGCCGTGGCCTCCGCCGTCGGAGAGGTCGCCGGCGCCTCCGCCGCCGGAGCCGCGGTCGCGCCGGCCCGGACCGACATCGGCGTCTCCGCGTACGCCTTCGAGCTCGGGCAGGTGCGGCTGACCGGGGGCCGCTGGATGGACAACCAGAACCGCACGCTGTCGTATCTGCGGTTCGTCGACGTCGACCGGCTGCTGTACAACTTCCGCGCCAACCACAGGCTGTCCACCGGCGGCGCCGCCGCGAACGGGGGATGGGACGCGCCGAGCTTCCCGTTCCGCACCCACGTGCAGGGGCACTTCCTGTCCGCGTGGGCCCAGGCCTATGCCGTGCTCGGGGACACCACGTGCCGGGACAAGGCGACCTACATGGTCGCCGAGCTGGCCAAGTGCCAGGCCAACAACGGGGCCGCCGGCTTCGGCGCCGGTTATCTGTCGGGCTTCCCCGAGTCCGACTTCGCCGCACTCGAGGCGCGCACGCTGAGCAACGGCAACGTCCCGTACTACTGCATCCACAAGACCATGACCGGCCTGCTCGACGTGTGGCGTCTCATCGGCGACAGCCGGGCCCGCGACGTGCTCCTGGCGCTGGCCGGCTGGGTGGACCAGCGGACGGGCAGGCTCAGCTCCGGCCAGATGCAGAACATGCTGGGCACCGAGTTCGGCGGGATGAACGCGGTGCTGACCGACCTCTACCAGCAGACGGGCGACGGACGCTGGCTGACCGTCGCGCAGCGGTTCGACCACGCCGCGGTGTTCAACCCGCTGGCGTCGAACCAGGACCAGCTCAACGGCCTGCACGCCAATACCCAGGTGCCCAAGTGGATCGGCGCGGCCCGCGAGTACAAGGCGACCGGCACCACCCGCTACCGGGACATCGCCGCCAACGCCTGGAACATCACCGTCGGCGCGCACACCTACGCGATCGGGGGCAACAGCCAGGCCGAGCACTTCCGGGCGCCCAATGCGATCGCGGGCTACCTCACCAACGACACGTGCGAACACTGCAACAGCGTCAACATGCTCAACCTGACCCGCGAGCTGTGGCTGCTAAACCCCGACCGGGTGGCGTACGTGGACTTCTACGAGCAGGCGCTGCTCAACCACGTCATCGGCGCGCAGAACCCGGCCGACGGCCACGGCCACATCACCTACTTCACGCCGCTCAAGCCGGGCGGCCGCCGCGGGGTGGGCCCGGCGTGGGGCGGCGGCACCTGGAGCACCGACTACAACTCGTTCTGGTGCTGCCAGGGGACCGGGGTGGAGGTCAACACGAGACTGACGGACTCCATCTACTTCTACAACGGCACCACGCTGACGGTGAACCTGTTCGCCCCCTCGGTGCTGAACTGGACCCAGCGCGGCATCACGGTCACCCAGACGACGTCCTATCCGGTGAGCGACACCACGACCCTCACCGTCACGGGCGACGCCGGCGGGTCGTGGTCGATGCGCGTGCGCATCCCCTCCTGGACCACCGGCGCCACCATCAGCGTCAACGGCGCCCAGCAGGACGTGGACACCACCCCCGGCACGTACGCCGTCCTCACCCGGTCCTGGGCCTCCGGTGACACCGTCACCGTCCGCCTGCCCATGCGCGTCGTCATGAAGGCCGCCAACGACAACCCGAACGTCGCGGCTATCACGTACGGCCCGGTCGTCCTGTCCGGGAACTACGGGAACACCGCCCTGTCGGCGCCGCCCGCCCTGAACACCGCGTCCATCACCCGGACCGGCACCACCGCGCTCGCCTTCACCGCGACCGCCAACGGCTCCACGGTCAACCTTGGCCCGTTCTACGACGCGCACGGGCACAACTACACCGTCTACTGGAACACCGGCGGCAGCGGCGGCGGGGGCGGGACGGCGAGCTACCGGCTGGTCAACGCGGCCAGCGGCCTCGTGCTGGGCGTGCAGAACATGTCCACCGCCGACGGGGGCCTCGCGCTGCAGTGGACCGACAACGGCACCGCCGACCACGACTGGGAGCTGATCGTGGACGGCAACGCCGTGCGGTTCCGCAACGTCAACAGCGGCAAGGTGCTCGGCGTGGAGAACATGTCCACCGTAGACAACGCCCGCGTCCTGCAGTGGACCGACAACGGCACCGCCGACCACCGCTGGACGATCGCCGACGCCGGCGACGGCTCTCACAAGATCCGCAACGTCAACAGCGGCAAACTCCTGGCCATCCAGGGCGGCTCGACCGCGAACGGGGCCCAGGCCGTGCAGGACTCCGACAACGGCGGTGCGGACAACCAGTGGCGGTTCGTGCCGAACGGCGCCCGGCGCATCCAGAACCTGGCCAGCGGGCTGGTGCTGGGCGTGCAGAACATGTCCACCGCCGACGGCGGCCTGGTCATCCAGTGGGGTGACACCGGCACCGCCGACCACCTCTGGACCGCCGTGGTCGACTCGGGCGGCTACCTGCGCCTGCGCAACTCCAACAGCGGCAAGGTGCTCGGCGTGGAGAACGCCGCCACCGCGGCCGGGTCGCGGGTGCTCCAGTGGGCCGACAACGGCACCTCCGACCACCGGTGGCGGCTGCGCCACGGCGCCAACGGCTACTTCCGCATCCAGTGCGCCAACGGCGGCAGGGTCCTCGGCGTCAGCGGCGGCTCCACCGCCCAGGGCGCCCAGGTCGTCCTCGCCGACGACAACGGGGCGAACGACCACCTGTGGCGTTTCGTCTGAGGTGGGAGGGCGTCAGCGCCGCCAGCGGTAATGGGCGTCGGGCAGGTTCTCCTCGTTGCCGCTGCCGTCGCCCTCCGCGACGAGGGTGAAACCGTGCCGCTCGTAGAACCGCCGGGCGCCCGTGTTGCGCTGGAAGACGTACAGGTCGAGCCCGTGGGGGCGCGCCTGCTTGGCGTGGCCGAGCAGCGCGCTCCCGACGCCGCGGTTCCGGGCGCCGGGAGCGAGATACAGGTGGTCGAGCCAGCCGCCGCTCAGGGCCGCGAACCCCGCGACCCGGCCGCGCAGCTCGGCCACCCACACCTGCGACGACGGCAGCACGACGCCGGCGATCCACGCCCGGGTCTCCTCGTCGGAGTGGAGACGGGGCAGGTAGGTCATCTCGGCCCGGGCGGCGAGGAACACCTCGGCGACGTGCCCTGCGTCGCCGGACCCGGCGCGGCGGATCAGCGGCCGGGCATCGTGGGCGGTCATCTCCGCGCTCCTTCCCGTACGGCGGACGGCCGGGCGGCGCCCCTCACGACCCGGCCCCCAGGGCGTCGCGGGCCGCCATCAGGGCGAAGCCGAGCAGGTTGAGGCCCTGCCAGGTCGAGGGGGAGGCGGCGCGTTCGTCGCCGGCGGTCAGGCCGATGCCCCAGATCCGGTCGTACGGGCTGGCCTCGACCAGGATCCGGCCTCCGGTCGCGAGCAGGTAACGCGACAGCTCGGGGTTCTGGCCGAACTTGGCGACGCTGCCGCGGACCACGATGCCGAAGCGTCGGGCGTCCCACACCTGCTCGTCGAAGCCGCGCACGGCCCGGCCGAGCTTCTTGGCCTCGCCGGGATGACCGGCGGCGAGGATCTGCTCGGCGGCCCGGTCGTCGCCGAACAGCCAGGCCTTGTGCGCCATCATGTAGTGCTCGGCGGAGGCGAAGGTGTGACCGTCCTCGGTGAAGGTGACCGGCCACCACTGCGACAGGCAGCCGGGACCGGCGCCTCCGTCCCGGGCGGGCCGGTGGCCCCAGAAGTACAGGTAGCGAAGGGCGCGGCCGGCTCGCTCCGCGGCCACCGCCTCGTCCACACTGCGCGGTAACACGATCTGCTCGGACACGCCCACACCGTGCCACAAAGGGCCTCGTCCCGGCCATCGGGTTTCGGCAGTGCGACGTCCGTCGCGCGGGCGCTTCGCCGCCCGCCGACTCGGGCACCCGCCGACCGGGACCGCGGCGTACGGAGCTGTGCATCGGCCTGCCGTACGCGATGGGCTTCGACCGGGCGGAGCTGCGCGGGGTCGTCGCCTTCGGACTCGCCCTCCTGGAAGCGTGCCGGACGCGGCCGCTTGACGAGGTGTGCGCCCACCCGTCTCCCGGAGTCCGCGCTCTGTTCCCGGTCCCGCACCGCGCGCTGCGCATGCACGGCTACACGTACGTCAACGCGCTGCGCCACCGTTTGCGGTGGCGTCGGAGGGCGCGGCGACGGCTATGGCCGGCAGCCGCGACTCCGGCGAGAAGAGCTCGCATGTCGCACAGGTGCTTGCCTCTTGTCTCGAAGTGACGTTCCTCCCGTGAGCGGGTCTCCCGCTCACGGGAGGAACGTGGGCCGATTCCGCTCGGCCCGCCTGTCGATCAGGGACTCGTGCAGGTGATGCCGGTGGGGGCGGCCGAGCCGCTGCCGTTGGCGGTGAAGCCGAACGTCGTCGAGCCGTTGCCGGCGACGGTGCCGTTGTAGGGGGCGTTCTTGACGGTGACGGCGCCGCTGGTGCCGGTGTTCACGCCGTTCCACAGGCTCGTGATGCTCTGCCCGCCGGCCAGGGTCATCTTCACGGTCCAGCCGTTCAGCGGGGTCGGCCCGTCGTTGCCGACGGTCACCTCGCCCTGGAAGCCGCTGCCCCAGTCGTTGATCCGCTTGTAGGTCGCCGTGCAGGTACCCGGCTGCCCGCCCGGCGTCGGCGACGGGCTGGGGGACAGCGGTGGGCTGGGGGATGGTGTGGGGGACTGCGGCGGCGTCGGGCTCGGCGACGGGGTCGTGTCGCCGCTGACCCGGTACACGACGGTGCCATGGGCCGGCACGCTGGCCGAGATGGTGCCGTTGGTGCCGCTCAGGGTGTTCGTCCACGCGTCACGCAGGATGAACGAGCCGCCGGACATCCCGATCGCGGACGCGGTGGTGCTGATCGTGGTCGTGCTGCCGCCCTGGTTGAACAGAGCGACCGCGACGTCGCCGTTGCCGAGCTTCTTGGCCAGCACACGCCGGGTGCCGTCATTGCTGATCTGGCGTGCCTGCAGACCGAGCGGGTCCTGGTTGATGGCGATCAGGTTCGGGTTCTTCAGGATGGTCTGCGTCGCCGTGTCCATGCTGCGCAGGTCGTTCCCCGCGATCAGGGGGGAGGCCATCATCGCCCAGAGGGCGAAGTGGCTGCGCATCTCCGTGTCGGTCATGCCGCCCCGGCCGACCTCCATCATGTCCGGGTCGTTGAACGCTCCCGGCTTCGCGTACGACGCGAGCGGGACGGTGACGTTGACGATGTTCTGGATGCCCATCGGGTAGCCGTTGGTCTGACCGGTGTCCCACTTGTTGGTGATGTCCTCGGTCGTCCGCCACATGTTGGCGACGTCCCCCCAGTTGCGCTGCGGGCCCGTCTTGGCGTGGATGCTGTTGGGGTTGATGCTGTAGACGATCGGCCGTCCGGTCGCCGCCAGCGCGTCGCGCATCTTGGCGAACGTACGGACCTGGTCGTCGATGGTGCCGCTGGGCGAGCACCAGTCGTACTTCAGGTAGTCCACGCCCCAGGCGGCGAACTGTCTGGCGTCCTGGGTCTCGTGTCCCTGGCTGCCGGTCGCGCCGGGGTAACTGCCGAAGTACTGCGCGCAGGTCTTGTCCACGGGCACCTGGTAGATGCCGAACTTCAGCCCTTTGGCGTGCAGATAGTCGCCGAGGGCCTTCATCCCGCTCGGGAACCGCGACGGATTGCCCTGCAGGTTCCCCGCGGAGTCGCGGGTGGGGTTGAACCAACAGTCGTCGACCACGACGTACTGGTAGCCCAGGTCGCGCAGGCCGGAGCTGACGATCGCGTCGGCCATCTGCTTGATCAGCGTCT from Microbispora sp. ZYX-F-249 includes these protein-coding regions:
- a CDS encoding SAM-dependent methyltransferase, whose product is MPAGTDPTVPSSARVYDYLLGGKDNYEIDRMVAGRLLSLAPDTRSVAKANRAFLARAVRFMAAQGVRQFVDLGAGIPTSPNVHEIAREVHPSARVVYVDNDPLVKVYNDALLTADAHVATIEEDIRRPDAVMDHPGLRALIDFDEPVGVLFVTVLHFVSDEEGAHGIVARWRDRMAPGSHVAVSNMAAESDAEAVEGLKAATAGTPAHSTFRTRGELLRFFDGFELVEPGMVPVQRWRPALDSVPTRMVVEGGVGRKP
- a CDS encoding lectin; the protein is MHRIVRWTLAAVLAAGSLVAAGGATSPAAALDNGLARTPQMGWNDWNSFGCNVNETLVRQTADVMVSSGMAAAGYTYVNIDDCWSTKSRNANGDLVPDPQKFPSGMKALADYVHAKGLKLGIYSSAGTTTCAGYPASLGYERRDAALWASWGIDYLKYDNCGDHQGKNGQQRYTAMRDALAATGRPILFSLCNWGQESVWTWGMQTGNSWRTTGDIQANWNSVMGILDQQVGLEAYSGPGGWNDPDMLEVGVGSLTATEGRAHFSLWSLLNAPLIAGNDIRSMSAETRAILTNTEVIAVNQDWGGRQGHKISDNGNLEVWRKPMSNGSVAVVLLNRGTSAATVSTTASALGLGSASSYSVRDLWAHTTGSSSGTISAQVPGHGAAMYVVSGGGLVTPSPTPTPTGTGAIKGVGSGRCLDVAGASQTNGAQAQIWDCNGQANQQWTPTASGELRVYGNKCLDVNNRGTADGTNVIIWDCNGQSNQQWRLNSDGSITAVGANKCLDVYNAGTANGTKVIIWTCNGQANQRWTRA
- a CDS encoding beta-L-arabinofuranosidase domain-containing protein; translation: MSPSSFSRRRLLQAAGVAAVASAVGEVAGASAAGAAVAPARTDIGVSAYAFELGQVRLTGGRWMDNQNRTLSYLRFVDVDRLLYNFRANHRLSTGGAAANGGWDAPSFPFRTHVQGHFLSAWAQAYAVLGDTTCRDKATYMVAELAKCQANNGAAGFGAGYLSGFPESDFAALEARTLSNGNVPYYCIHKTMTGLLDVWRLIGDSRARDVLLALAGWVDQRTGRLSSGQMQNMLGTEFGGMNAVLTDLYQQTGDGRWLTVAQRFDHAAVFNPLASNQDQLNGLHANTQVPKWIGAAREYKATGTTRYRDIAANAWNITVGAHTYAIGGNSQAEHFRAPNAIAGYLTNDTCEHCNSVNMLNLTRELWLLNPDRVAYVDFYEQALLNHVIGAQNPADGHGHITYFTPLKPGGRRGVGPAWGGGTWSTDYNSFWCCQGTGVEVNTRLTDSIYFYNGTTLTVNLFAPSVLNWTQRGITVTQTTSYPVSDTTTLTVTGDAGGSWSMRVRIPSWTTGATISVNGAQQDVDTTPGTYAVLTRSWASGDTVTVRLPMRVVMKAANDNPNVAAITYGPVVLSGNYGNTALSAPPALNTASITRTGTTALAFTATANGSTVNLGPFYDAHGHNYTVYWNTGGSGGGGGTASYRLVNAASGLVLGVQNMSTADGGLALQWTDNGTADHDWELIVDGNAVRFRNVNSGKVLGVENMSTVDNARVLQWTDNGTADHRWTIADAGDGSHKIRNVNSGKLLAIQGGSTANGAQAVQDSDNGGADNQWRFVPNGARRIQNLASGLVLGVQNMSTADGGLVIQWGDTGTADHLWTAVVDSGGYLRLRNSNSGKVLGVENAATAAGSRVLQWADNGTSDHRWRLRHGANGYFRIQCANGGRVLGVSGGSTAQGAQVVLADDNGANDHLWRFV
- a CDS encoding GNAT family N-acetyltransferase; translated protein: MTAHDARPLIRRAGSGDAGHVAEVFLAARAEMTYLPRLHSDEETRAWIAGVVLPSSQVWVAELRGRVAGFAALSGGWLDHLYLAPGARNRGVGSALLGHAKQARPHGLDLYVFQRNTGARRFYERHGFTLVAEGDGSGNEENLPDAHYRWRR
- a CDS encoding NADAR family protein, giving the protein MGVSEQIVLPRSVDEAVAAERAGRALRYLYFWGHRPARDGGAGPGCLSQWWPVTFTEDGHTFASAEHYMMAHKAWLFGDDRAAEQILAAGHPGEAKKLGRAVRGFDEQVWDARRFGIVVRGSVAKFGQNPELSRYLLATGGRILVEASPYDRIWGIGLTAGDERAASPSTWQGLNLLGFALMAARDALGAGS
- a CDS encoding cellulose binding domain-containing protein, with protein sequence MRKLGALLAAGVLVAGPIALQDQAAALDNGVARTPPMGWNSWNTFGCNISETLIKQMADAIVSSGLRDLGYQYVVVDDCWFNPTRDSAGNLQGNPSRFPSGMKALGDYLHAKGLKFGIYQVPVDKTCAQYFGSYPGATGSQGHETQDARQFAAWGVDYLKYDWCSPSGTIDDQVRTFAKMRDALAATGRPIVYSINPNSIHAKTGPQRNWGDVANMWRTTEDITNKWDTGQTNGYPMGIQNIVNVTVPLASYAKPGAFNDPDMMEVGRGGMTDTEMRSHFALWAMMASPLIAGNDLRSMDTATQTILKNPNLIAINQDPLGLQARQISNDGTRRVLAKKLGNGDVAVALFNQGGSTTTISTTASAIGMSGGSFILRDAWTNTLSGTNGTISASVPAHGTVVYRVSGDTTPSPSPTPPQSPTPSPSPPLSPSPSPTPGGQPGTCTATYKRINDWGSGFQGEVTVGNDGPTPLNGWTVKMTLAGGQSITSLWNGVNTGTSGAVTVKNAPYNGTVAGNGSTTFGFTANGSGSAAPTGITCTSP